A region of Synergistaceae bacterium DNA encodes the following proteins:
- a CDS encoding YidC/Oxa1 family membrane protein insertase, with protein MWAQAKALLLGLLQFIHNAITSIGIGTNFAWGLAIIALTLLVRLVMHPLTQKQMTSMQKMQKLQPQIKVLQEKYGDDKDTLNRETMALYKENKVNPASGCLPLLIQLPIFILLYGVLYDLTKTEAFTNVTFFGVNLGGSVLTTVANALNLVDEAGVKIPDEQLGVVMVFLSSFTNLGLLFSNISMWIFNFILLILIAWLTWYQQHLTSAGNPQMSMMNWFMPLFLTFICFGLPGGVLLYWGVSSLMGIIHQVRISRKTTEEMKQKPTLYQEKPKNK; from the coding sequence ATGTGGGCACAAGCTAAGGCATTATTACTCGGCTTACTTCAATTTATACACAATGCAATAACAAGTATAGGGATCGGCACAAATTTTGCGTGGGGACTTGCGATTATAGCACTGACTTTACTTGTAAGACTCGTTATGCACCCATTGACTCAGAAACAAATGACGAGTATGCAGAAGATGCAGAAATTACAGCCTCAAATTAAAGTTTTGCAGGAAAAATACGGCGATGATAAGGACACTTTAAATCGCGAGACTATGGCACTCTACAAAGAAAATAAAGTAAATCCTGCGAGCGGCTGCCTTCCGTTATTGATTCAGTTGCCGATATTTATTTTACTTTACGGAGTATTATATGACTTAACAAAGACAGAGGCATTTACGAACGTTACATTTTTCGGGGTGAATCTCGGCGGGAGTGTCTTAACAACTGTTGCAAACGCTTTGAATCTCGTCGACGAGGCCGGAGTCAAGATTCCTGATGAACAGCTCGGAGTCGTTATGGTATTCTTATCGTCATTTACAAATCTTGGCCTGTTATTCTCGAATATAAGCATGTGGATATTTAATTTTATATTATTAATATTAATTGCGTGGCTCACATGGTATCAACAGCATTTAACGAGCGCGGGGAATCCTCAAATGTCAATGATGAACTGGTTCATGCCGTTATTTTTGACATTTATATGCTTTGGACTTCCGGGCGGCGTGCTGCTTTACTGGGGGGTCTCGTCATTAATGGGAATAATTCATCAGGTCAGAATCTCGCGCAAAACGACTGAAGAAATGAAGCAGAAACCTACTCTATATCAGGAGAAGCCGAAAAATAAATAA
- the rapZ gene encoding RNase adapter RapZ, with protein sequence MKDSKQFVIVTGMSGAGKTMTLKVLEDFGFITIDNLPPELLPQLFTLISERPEAAKSRGVVATVDVRNVSSNFVNVIDTISQAWGGVVKVIFLTASDEELLRRYERTRRVHPLNKGMSTLEGILAERDLLSPVLDRADIVIDTSMMDLHQHRERLLKEFFELDGGISILISSFGYKYGVPQDASFVIDVRCLPNPYYLDELKNLTGTDKPVKDYLLEFNETNKFIELARNFLDFAIPEFLNNVRGQLHIAVGCTGGRHRSVAVAEWLYEIYSKIYEGVCVIHRDKGHGHQ encoded by the coding sequence TTGAAAGACTCAAAACAATTTGTAATAGTTACAGGCATGAGCGGAGCAGGCAAAACAATGACTCTAAAAGTTTTAGAAGACTTTGGATTTATCACGATTGACAATTTACCGCCGGAATTACTGCCGCAGTTATTCACTCTCATATCAGAACGCCCGGAGGCAGCAAAGAGTCGCGGAGTCGTGGCCACTGTAGACGTTCGCAATGTAAGCAGCAATTTTGTTAATGTCATCGATACAATTTCGCAGGCATGGGGAGGAGTCGTTAAAGTAATATTTTTGACCGCTTCAGACGAGGAATTATTACGCCGCTATGAACGCACAAGACGAGTTCACCCGTTGAATAAAGGAATGTCGACTCTTGAAGGAATTTTAGCCGAACGTGATTTATTATCGCCAGTGTTAGACCGAGCCGATATAGTAATAGATACTTCAATGATGGATTTACACCAGCATAGAGAGAGATTGCTAAAAGAATTCTTTGAGCTTGACGGCGGAATCTCGATTTTAATCAGCTCATTCGGTTATAAATACGGAGTCCCTCAAGATGCAAGTTTTGTTATTGATGTTCGCTGCCTGCCTAATCCGTATTATCTTGACGAGCTGAAAAATTTGACCGGAACAGATAAGCCCGTTAAAGATTATTTGCTTGAATTTAACGAGACTAATAAATTTATAGAACTTGCAAGAAATTTTCTTGATTTTGCGATTCCTGAATTCCTGAATAATGTACGCGGCCAGCTTCATATTGCAGTAGGCTGTACGGGGGGCCGTCATAGATCCGTAGCAGTTGCTGAATGGCTGTATGAAATCTACTCAAAAATTTATGAAGGAGTCTGCGTTATTCACCGCGATAAGGGGCACGGGCATCAATGA
- a CDS encoding 30S ribosomal protein S21 produces the protein MTTVTRKDGETLEDTLRRFKREVARVGTLREARRREHYEKPSDAKKIKRAEAARKRKSMRHRNPI, from the coding sequence TTGACTACAGTAACCCGTAAAGACGGCGAGACTCTGGAAGATACGCTCCGAAGATTTAAACGCGAAGTAGCCAGAGTAGGCACATTAAGAGAAGCACGCAGACGTGAGCATTACGAGAAACCCAGCGACGCTAAGAAAATCAAACGCGCCGAGGCAGCACGCAAACGCAAATCAATGCGTCATAGGAATCCTATCTAA
- the xth gene encoding exodeoxyribonuclease III, translated as MTMKITTFNVNSVRTRLPILVKWLNECGPDLLFMQETKTKDEFFPDIAFTELGYKSYFHGEKSYNGVAVLAKNNLDVKISFGFNDSESESGANNFDTRILTLTYKNLFILNSYVPQGKSIDSPDFEVKKKFFARIRNIINREISKPENLFLWLGDLNVAPENIDVNHPETKKNHVCFCDEIREVFKQTSAGLVDVLRLFHTEANIFTFYDYRVKDALTNNIGWRIDHMLASKNLAELAVNCEPDTRVRAWERPSDHVPLTAQYNY; from the coding sequence ATAACTATGAAGATAACTACTTTTAATGTAAACTCAGTAAGAACGCGCCTCCCGATATTAGTTAAATGGCTCAATGAATGCGGGCCTGATTTGTTATTTATGCAGGAAACAAAGACTAAAGATGAATTCTTCCCCGATATTGCATTTACTGAACTCGGCTATAAATCTTACTTTCACGGGGAGAAAAGTTATAACGGTGTCGCTGTTCTCGCAAAAAATAATCTTGACGTAAAAATTTCGTTCGGATTTAATGACTCTGAATCAGAATCGGGCGCGAATAATTTTGACACAAGAATATTGACTCTTACTTACAAGAATTTATTTATCCTGAATTCATATGTGCCGCAGGGGAAGTCCATAGACAGCCCGGACTTTGAAGTCAAGAAAAAATTTTTTGCCCGAATTAGAAATATTATCAACCGCGAAATTTCTAAACCTGAAAATTTATTCTTATGGCTGGGAGATTTGAACGTTGCCCCCGAAAATATTGACGTTAATCACCCTGAAACGAAAAAAAATCACGTTTGTTTTTGCGATGAGATTCGGGAAGTTTTCAAGCAAACTAGCGCGGGACTCGTTGACGTGTTGAGACTCTTTCACACTGAAGCAAATATTTTCACATTCTATGATTATCGAGTTAAAGACGCTCTCACAAATAATATAGGCTGGCGGATTGATCACATGTTAGCTAGTAAAAATTTGGCTGAACTTGCTGTAAATTGCGAGCCTGATACGAGAGTCCGTGCGTGGGAGCGTCCTTCTGATCATGTGCCTTTAACAGCGCAATATAATTATTAA
- a CDS encoding Jag N-terminal domain-containing protein — MIQEEKLTIEAADIDEALKEASQKLGVPREELKAEIISFERGGFLGLFGSKKLTVEVTYSRESQDFEPEDDNENDENANNSNYNDMRPSSDLILYGVEFVNNALKLMDFNAEAVISESARNTIEITGDDAVDYVVGRYGDALKSLEYLVNLALRDPRREPRIKIDSSGYRERRTKSLERLAEATARQAVKFGRPVRLEPMASWERWVIHTTLKDRDDVSTESIGEPPLRKVVIMPRYDSKPDIPPGPATMRIRAQRDRAAQNNNRNMRRFSK, encoded by the coding sequence TTGATTCAGGAGGAAAAATTAACGATTGAGGCAGCTGACATTGACGAAGCACTAAAAGAGGCCTCGCAAAAATTAGGAGTCCCACGTGAAGAACTCAAGGCAGAAATTATAAGCTTTGAACGCGGGGGATTTCTGGGACTATTCGGCAGCAAAAAATTAACTGTTGAAGTAACTTATTCGCGCGAGTCTCAAGATTTTGAACCTGAAGACGATAACGAGAATGACGAGAACGCAAATAATTCTAATTATAACGACATGCGGCCAAGTTCTGATTTAATTTTGTACGGAGTCGAATTTGTGAATAATGCATTAAAGCTCATGGACTTCAACGCGGAGGCAGTTATAAGCGAGTCAGCAAGAAATACTATAGAAATCACCGGAGATGATGCTGTTGATTATGTTGTAGGACGTTACGGGGACGCGTTAAAATCTCTTGAATATCTCGTAAATTTGGCTCTAAGAGACCCGCGAAGAGAACCCCGAATCAAAATAGATAGCAGCGGTTATCGTGAACGCAGGACAAAGAGTCTCGAACGTTTAGCAGAAGCAACAGCAAGACAAGCCGTAAAATTCGGCCGCCCGGTGAGACTCGAACCTATGGCAAGCTGGGAACGCTGGGTAATTCACACGACTTTGAAGGATCGCGACGACGTAAGCACGGAGTCAATAGGTGAGCCTCCATTAAGAAAAGTTGTTATAATGCCTCGTTATGACTCAAAGCCTGATATACCGCCGGGGCCTGCAACTATGAGAATCAGAGCACAGAGAGACCGGGCAGCACAAAATAATAATCGCAATATGAGACGATTCAGCAAATAA
- the gltX gene encoding glutamate--tRNA ligase, with translation MTGKSDKVRVRFAPSPTGALHIGGGHTALFNWLWARHCGGKFILRIEDTDLERSTKEYEQTIMSGMVWLGLDWDEGPDIGGNYGPYRQSDRLDIYRDYAEKLVNEGKAYRDGQAIIFKVEPGQDISFRAIVYGQIDVMSDGLREKDSDKLKDIVIIKSDGMPTYNYAVVIDDHLMNITHVIRGEDHISNTPKQILLYRALGWEVPEFAHLPMILGRDKKKLSKRHGATSIYEYRDMGYMPDSMFNFLALLGWSAGDDKEIFTREQAAEWFELSRVTKKAAVFDFDKLNHINQEHLKALDPFVRLSMVKPFWIEAGLNVDAHDDKYLADSLTLMAGRGQTAKEMAEFSDYFVSFEPVKSRWNAEGIDREKLKPFFEDLFSHEWKAEILEQAARDWVNSQEGAKMKDYAMPLRFALTGMKVSPGVFEVAEILGRDECRKRLEFYGMI, from the coding sequence ATGACAGGAAAAAGCGACAAAGTTAGAGTCAGATTCGCACCCAGTCCGACGGGAGCATTACACATCGGGGGCGGCCATACAGCATTATTTAACTGGCTATGGGCGAGACATTGCGGCGGAAAATTTATTTTGCGGATTGAAGACACTGATCTAGAACGCTCAACAAAAGAATACGAGCAAACTATTATGTCGGGCATGGTATGGCTTGGGCTTGACTGGGATGAGGGGCCGGATATAGGCGGAAATTACGGACCTTACAGACAATCTGATAGACTCGATATTTACAGGGACTATGCAGAAAAATTAGTAAACGAGGGCAAAGCATACAGGGACGGTCAAGCAATTATATTTAAAGTTGAGCCCGGTCAAGATATTTCATTTAGAGCTATTGTATACGGTCAAATTGACGTGATGAGCGACGGACTGCGCGAGAAAGATTCAGACAAGTTAAAGGACATTGTTATAATAAAGAGCGACGGAATGCCGACATATAATTATGCCGTAGTAATAGATGATCACTTAATGAATATAACTCACGTAATCAGAGGCGAAGATCATATTTCGAATACTCCTAAACAAATTTTATTATATCGTGCATTAGGCTGGGAAGTTCCCGAATTCGCACATCTGCCCATGATACTGGGACGCGACAAGAAAAAATTAAGCAAGCGGCACGGAGCAACGAGCATTTATGAATATCGCGATATGGGTTATATGCCCGACTCAATGTTTAATTTTCTTGCATTATTGGGCTGGTCGGCTGGCGATGACAAAGAAATTTTTACGCGTGAACAGGCTGCAGAATGGTTCGAGCTTTCACGAGTTACAAAAAAAGCAGCAGTCTTTGATTTCGACAAATTGAATCACATAAATCAGGAACATTTGAAGGCGCTTGATCCGTTCGTGAGACTCTCAATGGTAAAACCCTTCTGGATTGAAGCGGGCTTAAATGTTGATGCACATGATGATAAATATCTTGCTGATTCTTTGACTCTCATGGCCGGACGTGGTCAGACAGCTAAAGAGATGGCCGAGTTCTCGGACTATTTTGTATCGTTTGAGCCAGTTAAATCACGTTGGAACGCTGAAGGAATTGACCGCGAAAAATTAAAGCCTTTCTTTGAAGATTTATTCTCGCATGAATGGAAAGCTGAAATCTTAGAACAGGCCGCGCGCGACTGGGTAAACTCTCAGGAGGGTGCAAAAATGAAGGATTATGCCATGCCTTTGAGATTCGCTTTAACGGGTATGAAAGTAAGTCCCGGCGTTTTTGAGGTCGCCGAGATTCTTGGCCGTGATGAGTGCAGAAAGAGACTCGAATTTTACGGAATGATTTAA
- the yvcK gene encoding uridine diphosphate-N-acetylglucosamine-binding protein YvcK, translating into MSYFFLGVFTTLLILFMFGRIKFKSTPVIERAINKRLSNGPYILAIGGGTGLSTLLRGIKAFTRNITAVVAVTDEGGSSGRIRNEWGMLPPGDVRNCIVALAENDNELKKILDFRFDRGELSGHSLGNLLLLAVTEMCGDFSLAVEKMNHLLSIRGRVLPVTTEGITLMGKTKDGQQVKGELDISKHGASLQEIWLEPVNAKPLPEVVSAVNEADVILLGPGSLFTSVIPNLLLPDFADKIKDSRVPKIYICNLMTQPEETQDMNVVQHLEWLSAALGCVPDFVIVNSEKIPDDIIQAYKQDGATPLYLDYHQREIIKNMGCICVETPTVAVINTEKGRFIRHDPQKLASIVFKLFRKIDEQEIS; encoded by the coding sequence ATGAGTTATTTTTTTCTAGGAGTCTTCACGACTCTATTAATATTATTCATGTTCGGGCGGATAAAATTTAAATCGACTCCAGTAATCGAACGCGCAATAAATAAAAGACTCTCAAACGGGCCGTATATTCTAGCAATCGGAGGCGGAACGGGATTATCAACACTTTTGCGGGGTATCAAGGCATTCACGCGAAATATTACAGCAGTTGTAGCAGTAACAGACGAGGGAGGCAGCTCCGGCCGGATTCGCAATGAATGGGGGATGTTACCGCCCGGCGATGTTCGTAACTGTATAGTCGCGCTTGCTGAGAATGATAACGAGCTCAAGAAAATTTTAGACTTCAGATTTGACCGCGGGGAATTATCCGGCCATAGTCTGGGCAATTTATTATTACTTGCTGTTACAGAAATGTGCGGAGATTTCAGTCTGGCAGTCGAAAAAATGAATCACTTGCTGTCAATTAGGGGGCGGGTCTTACCTGTTACAACTGAAGGAATTACTTTAATGGGCAAAACTAAGGACGGCCAGCAGGTTAAAGGCGAGCTCGATATTTCCAAACATGGCGCATCATTGCAAGAAATTTGGCTCGAACCTGTAAACGCAAAGCCCCTCCCTGAAGTTGTCAGTGCAGTTAATGAAGCCGACGTAATTTTATTAGGGCCGGGGAGTCTTTTCACGAGCGTGATTCCGAATTTATTGCTGCCTGATTTTGCCGACAAGATAAAAGATTCAAGAGTTCCTAAAATTTATATCTGCAACTTAATGACTCAGCCTGAAGAGACTCAAGATATGAACGTAGTACAACATTTAGAATGGCTTAGTGCTGCACTCGGCTGCGTACCTGATTTTGTGATAGTGAACAGCGAAAAAATTCCCGATGATATTATTCAAGCATATAAACAGGACGGGGCGACTCCGTTATATCTTGATTATCACCAGCGAGAAATTATAAAGAATATGGGCTGTATTTGCGTTGAGACTCCTACAGTTGCAGTGATAAATACGGAAAAAGGCCGCTTTATCAGGCATGACCCGCAAAAATTGGCCTCGATAGTATTTAAGCTCTTCAGGAAGATTGACGAGCAAGAAATTTCATGA
- the rpmH gene encoding 50S ribosomal protein L34 yields MKKGTFQPHVLPRRRKIGFLARSASASGRKILRNRRRVGRKCLTRA; encoded by the coding sequence ATGAAAAAGGGAACATTTCAACCGCATGTATTACCGAGAAGACGCAAAATAGGTTTCCTTGCAAGATCGGCATCAGCATCAGGGCGCAAGATTCTTCGCAACAGACGACGCGTAGGACGTAAATGTTTGACCCGTGCCTAA
- the rnpA gene encoding ribonuclease P protein component, whose protein sequence is MPNVHKLKKGWEFDQIFRTGIKVNGELVRLLYLKEDSDSIKIGLAVGKHQGKAHIRNRGKRILREAFRQLANKIIPGVQLVLSLKDKGLASKTQDIHRELFNLLRRKNLLLSCYPVSQ, encoded by the coding sequence GTGCCTAATGTTCATAAGCTGAAAAAAGGATGGGAATTTGATCAGATTTTCCGCACTGGCATAAAAGTTAATGGCGAGCTGGTGCGGCTGCTTTATCTGAAGGAAGACTCGGACTCGATAAAAATCGGACTCGCAGTCGGTAAACATCAGGGGAAGGCACATATCAGGAACAGGGGCAAAAGAATCTTGCGTGAGGCATTCAGACAATTAGCAAATAAAATTATACCGGGCGTGCAGTTAGTTCTAAGTCTCAAGGATAAAGGACTCGCCTCAAAGACGCAGGATATTCACAGGGAATTATTTAATTTATTAAGACGAAAAAATTTATTATTATCATGTTATCCCGTCTCGCAATAA
- a CDS encoding histidine triad nucleotide-binding protein has product MSDCIFCKIANKEIPTEFVYSDDKVVAFRDVNPQAPVHILVIPREHFDSALAVKDSSVWNSLLDAAVKIAKKFDLAEKGFRMVINTGEQGGQTVPHLHLHLLAGRNLGWPPG; this is encoded by the coding sequence TTGAGTGATTGTATTTTCTGCAAAATCGCAAATAAAGAAATCCCGACAGAGTTCGTCTATAGTGATGATAAAGTCGTTGCATTTCGTGATGTAAACCCGCAAGCCCCTGTTCATATTCTAGTAATTCCCAGAGAACATTTTGACTCAGCACTGGCAGTTAAAGATTCTTCCGTATGGAACAGCCTTCTTGATGCTGCAGTGAAAATCGCTAAAAAATTTGATCTCGCGGAAAAAGGCTTCAGAATGGTAATCAACACAGGCGAACAGGGCGGGCAGACTGTCCCTCATCTTCACCTGCATTTACTGGCAGGACGTAATCTCGGCTGGCCACCCGGTTAG
- the yidD gene encoding membrane protein insertion efficiency factor YidD, whose amino-acid sequence MLSRLAIILIRIYQIFISPFIGAHCRFYPTCSNYALSVYKEWGFFRGTWLTLKRLIKCGAWNPGGVDLPPKKIYTR is encoded by the coding sequence ATGTTATCCCGTCTCGCAATAATATTAATTCGCATTTATCAAATATTTATATCGCCATTTATCGGAGCGCACTGCAGATTTTATCCGACATGTTCAAATTATGCCCTGAGCGTCTATAAAGAATGGGGATTTTTCCGGGGGACTTGGCTGACTTTAAAGCGGCTCATTAAGTGCGGGGCGTGGAATCCGGGCGGAGTCGATTTACCGCCTAAAAAAATTTATACGAGGTGA
- a CDS encoding SEL1-like repeat protein, with the protein MLKHYKRAILLLVILVITFSAGTVFAAHRRVPVRPRPKLSPKIEQLRREADKGHVGSQFELGRIYYNGEGVKRDYKQAYYWYEKAANKGDANAQYRLAELFYSGHGTNQNYYNAAFWFRRACISNKRNDAEKDSAFQRGMAAFRAKDYKKAANLFKAAWSRPAAKIEPVKPRPVPKPAPAPVHHVPAPKPAPTPAPVARPEPPKPAPTPEHHRPEPPRPEAAKPAPTPTHDNNVTRPEPPKPVAKPDAPKPAPTPTPAPNVTRPEPPKPEHHRPAQDSNKVEHERPERPEKPRIPDEPKHEHENRRPE; encoded by the coding sequence ATGTTAAAGCACTACAAACGCGCTATATTATTACTCGTTATTCTAGTAATAACCTTTTCAGCCGGAACAGTTTTCGCAGCTCATAGACGAGTCCCGGTAAGACCGCGCCCGAAACTTTCGCCGAAAATCGAACAGTTAAGACGTGAAGCAGATAAAGGTCATGTCGGCTCACAGTTTGAACTCGGCAGAATTTATTACAACGGCGAGGGAGTCAAACGCGATTATAAACAGGCCTATTACTGGTACGAGAAGGCAGCAAACAAAGGCGATGCAAACGCTCAATACAGACTCGCGGAATTATTTTACTCAGGACACGGAACTAATCAGAATTATTATAATGCCGCTTTTTGGTTCAGACGAGCCTGCATATCAAATAAACGCAATGACGCAGAGAAAGACTCAGCCTTCCAAAGAGGTATGGCAGCTTTCAGAGCAAAAGACTATAAGAAAGCAGCAAATTTATTTAAGGCAGCATGGAGCAGACCAGCCGCAAAAATCGAACCCGTTAAACCTCGTCCAGTTCCAAAGCCCGCGCCCGCTCCTGTTCATCATGTGCCAGCCCCTAAACCCGCGCCGACTCCCGCACCTGTAGCAAGACCAGAACCGCCAAAGCCTGCGCCGACTCCTGAACATCATAGACCTGAGCCGCCCAGACCTGAAGCAGCAAAACCGGCACCGACTCCGACTCATGATAATAATGTAACACGCCCCGAACCGCCCAAACCTGTAGCAAAACCTGACGCGCCTAAACCCGCACCGACTCCGACTCCTGCGCCGAACGTAACACGCCCCGAACCGCCAAAGCCTGAACATCACAGACCTGCGCAAGATTCCAATAAAGTCGAGCACGAACGCCCAGAACGTCCCGAAAAGCCCAGAATCCCCGACGAGCCTAAACACGAACACGAAAACAGGAGGCCTGAATAA